CCCACCTCACCACTTTGTCTTGGAGACTAAGCACATCTGTGGACCACTTTTGACAGAGCTTGATGAAGCTGTGAAATAAGGGCACattctcttctgcctcttctgctccctctccctctgcccccaactctctttttctctttcttcatttgctCCTCTTACACACAGACCACAGTACCCAATGGGCAGAGACTTGATGCCACAATTTGTTTTCTATCTAATTAACTCTGATGAACAATTTCatgtttagagagagagagagagatagcatAAAAATATTCAATTCGCCTCATTTATCATCAACGACAGTGCATTTAAAACCGGAAATACATTTTGAACAGAGCCGATCTGTGCTGTGTATAAAAGCAACTGTCACTTCACATGTAGCTGCTCCACATGCTGTTAAAAACCCATTATGTGAAGCAACATTCTCATTTTCAAGCAGTAGAGTCGACACTACAGGGAACAGAGGAATAAACACAGAGTTTTGCATTACTCTATGATCTTTATTGTTAAGGAAGTCATTGGAGGTTTCAAAGCATGCTATAAATCTGCATATTGATCAGAGATGCGTGGGACACAGGAATGCTGACCATATATTCCACTCTGTGTGAACATGTAGTGTGATAGATTGTATTTAATCAGACATCAATGATCCCCTGTTTCAATGGCAGGCATCATGGGAGGACAGCACAAAGGAAACACAGTGCAGTGAAATGCACCTGCCTTCCAGAGAAACAAATTCAAATCGGTGGGGAAAGCACTGTTACGGTGGTGATGATTTTTAGGCTTGGAAATGGAAATATTCTAATTTATACAAGTAATTGCTATTAACAaatcaaattgtgtgtgtgtgagagtgtgtgtatttgtaaacACATGGGTATATTGCATGGTTTAACTAATGGATTCTCCATTCGTAAAGGAGTATAGGTTAAACATGACTTTCGTCCCAGATATTCAGTTTCAGGAGAGTTTTTAACTTGCCCCTTGAACAAATTATCTTATTTATAAGATATTAGGGATGAAAGATTTATTTACACATGTGTATTTGCAAAGGTACACAGTATTCTGCATTGATCCTGGATAAcgggaagaaacaaagaaagaatgggagagggagaaaaaaagaaaattacagaagaaaggaagccCTTTGATACCTGTTTGCTTTACTTAGCTTGGTAATCTTCGACTGCATGATTCAGTTCAGTCTACTTTTGAAATTAAGTTTAagcaagtggtgtgtgtgtgtgtgtgtgtgtgtgtgtgtgtgtgtgtgtgtgtttaaattaaaCAGCAGCTACATCATATACTCATTCCTAGCTCAGAAACAGTGGAAAAAATTCACAAATCATGCCAAGCCATAGCTAATAATTCTTCAGTTTATAAAGCTTACAGTGTCTGAGACTGGGTTCATGCTGAAAGGAATCAGGAATTAACTTAATCCCTTAACATGATAACAGAATACACATTTATCTTTTGACCTAAAATGTAAGCATTTCTATAATATTTGGTTTATCCCTCTAATACACAATCAAATCAACTTCATTGCATTGTTTCACAAAACTGTTCATGCCTACAACTCAAGTCGCCACATACACTGCCTCGCTGTCTTTAGGAAAAGTTCTGGCTCTTTTAGCTCCTCTCCGCCTACATGTAGCCTCTCAGGACCAGGAGCCAACAACATTTATTCTCTCAGGTCTGAGGATACATAAAACTGCCTCTCACTGCTGCAGCCAACTCTGTGATGCGCCTCTTCACAAAAGCTTGAGAGCAGCAGGGGATATGAGCACAGACTTCTCCAAGGAGCAGAGGGAAAGGCCACTGCCTCACTTCTGGTCCCTATTTGCTTGGTTGAACCAAggtatttaagagaaaaatacttCTCTAAATAATGATGTCCCCATTTCTTCTGTCACATGGTTAGGTTCTAGCACCTACCAATAACATTTTAGGCAAGTCTCACTGAAAGAAATCTTTGACTTGGTGGCACTATCCATTTCTTAAAGCCACGACTCTGTCTTCTGATACCAATGAAAGGCAAATATGGTACCTCAAACCACACTTCATTTtacttacatttaattttttttgtttgtttttactgagaCATGTCTTATTTGTTGCACTTAGGTTATGATATATTATTATAAGCTCTCATTgcataattaatttataaatgcaaatatttacctctctattttttaatctattctaGCAGCCTCTCTTTTCTCCCACTCCTAAATATCCCACTTTCAAGAGAAGACACAAGTGTATGCAATAATGAGATTAATTGTAATCAGTTAAGTTCCTTATAGCTTCCCCAATACAAAGTTTGCTACCAATGCCAAATTTTAATATTGGAAAGCTATGGAATTTTTAGATGATCACTTACCAATTTTAACCTGCTCTACTGTCTACTCTTGCTGCAAAGAGCAGATctaacattttgtttaaaaatcatgCTTACAACTTTGTGCCTTCGGGTAAGGGGCTGAAGAGGAGGGCTACATCTGGGATTCCATGGAGATTCTATTTAAAGTCAGGAGAGCCTTCTGATAGGGGACTTCCTTGCACTCATCGGGTGGGGAAGCGGTGGTCTCCTCTGGGTTCTCACAGCTGCTCACAATGGCAACCGCGCTGAAAGACCGCCTCCTGACATTGGTGTCTGAGGTGCATGACCCTCGGGCAGGGGATGTTTTCTCCGAGTTGGTGAGCTGTTGGTCTTTCCAGTCCAACTGTTTGGCACTGCAAAAGGGGGCATAGACTTCCACGCTTCCTTCAAACTGCAAGCAGTTCACTTTATAGTACTTTCTCTTCACTTCCAATACGTCATTAAACCGATGGCCCCAGAGAATTTCCCTGGGGACATAGGAACTTCTAGACTGGTGGGATGTCCCGGTAGAATCTCCAGTGTAGATAAATGTCACTAAAATCTCGAAATTATCTTTGGCCACTGCCTTGCGGTCAAGGGCATACAGAGGACTCTCGTGGTCAATCTCATGGACAATAGTAACCGGGGTTACCAGGATGATCTGGTCATTGACAAGTTTGAGATCTTTAAAAGTCATGGTCATCCGCCCTTCGCTGTCTTCTGAGTAACGTAGAAGTTGGGCTCTCACTGTTCCCTCTACCACATGGTTTGGTCGGAAATCACCTATGCGCCACATGAGGCAAAGCTTCCCGTCTCTCATACCTATGAGGGCAAAATAGCTGAAGCGGATAGTCTGGGCTCTCTTCCGGGCAGTTGCCATCTTTGCCAAGGCTGCTCCAATAATGAAGGTGTTTATGATGCAACTTAAGATGGACTGAAGGATCACTGTCAGCACGGCCACAGAGCATTCTTCTGTGACACACCGGTAACCGTACCCTATGGTGGTTTGGGTCTCAAGGGAGAATAAAAATGCTGCCGTAAATGAATGCACATTGTCAACACAAGGTGTGATGCCTGGATCATTTAATAGATCTCCATGATGAAAGGCTATGAGCCAAAATATGGAGCCAAATATTAACCAGGAGAGAatgtaagacagagaaaatatcACAAACATATGGCGCCACTTGGTATCCACAAGAGTGGTGAAAATGTCAACCATGTAGCTCCCCCATTCTCCAAAAATGTGTTTGAAGTACACGTTGCAGCTGCCATCTTTGTGGAGTAGGCGCCTTCTTGCTCTTCTCTTCTCAGCTATGGCATGCTCTGGTGGATAGCCTGGATATTTGGAGTCCACATTGACAATCCGGTAGCTACTTCCGTAATAGCTCATTCTTTCTTAAGTCCTTTAGGGCATCCAGGGGTGTTTTATATCAGTTAAAAGATCCAGGTGTATTGTTAAATTGTGAggttctttgctttgctttctttcttttctttttagttttcagttaaatcctaaaataaaatacagaacaaaagaaaattaaacaacaacattTTAGCTGTAAATTCCAATTTCCATCTTGACGGTAGTTTGACAAATTGGGAGCAATTTTGTTCTATCTAAAGTACTAAATACTTCATTTGACCCATGGAGACATTCGGTATTGATTCAACAATTTGATATAGAAAACAGCTCAGTTATTACAGGAACAAAATATGCAATTAGAGAAAATAAGGTTTTTATGTATACATAGTGTTTGAGTAAAGACTATGATTACCCCAAATGGTACCTCACAACCCTTTCTCACCTGATAGAACTGGTTTTATACTAACACATTTTCTTGCATGAGAAAACAAAGCAATCTATAATATACAGAAATGAAGTAAGATTCACTTACAAGATTTCCAGCTACTAATGCCAGAGCAATAAAGAGTTTCTACCTTTGGTTGGTAATGGGACGGCCGCCCCCGTGTCTGGCATAGGCAGCCCCGCACCGTGGCTTCTTTTCTGTCCCACTTGGGTTTTTCTTCTTGTCTACTTCTCCAAACAGAGCAGGATGAATAGTGACATCTACTTCTGATTAAACTCCTTTGCTCCTAGCTCCACCCTTCCCTTGATTGGAAAAGAAAGCTTTCTTAACCCCAGAGGAGTTCAAACCACTCCCAGACAAGCTGCTGGTGAGGTATAAAGTTGCCTCTGCTCTTGTCTCACAGCCTTTATCCATGCTTACAGCTCTTTGGTTTTTGACACCAAcagctcttctctttttctctgaaaaGTAACAAAAATTTTGCCAAAGTTGCAAAGCTTGTTTCACTCTTAAAGGGAGCATACCACCATTCAATAGACACCCCCTCTCTTAGTTCTTGGGTGTTTTCTCTGATGCATGTGCTGCTTTCGATGGGCAAAACTGATTGCCAAGGAGAACATACAGTTCTCATTTTGTGGCATCCGTGTCTAAAAACACCCAAGTCtgaaattaaactttaaaaggGTGATTATCCAAATAGTCCAGCTATTTCTGTGTAATAACATCAGCACACTTAATGGTCCAAGAGTTATTGGAATATGTCTTTGTTATGATTCACCTGTGATAGACAGATAGAAGAAATGGAGTCTAGAAAGAcacaggcaggaagatcccaCCATCCATTCAGTCACAGGTAAACTCAATATGACTAAATACTACTCCTTAAAACTCATGTGTGAATTAATCACTAGAGAGCTACCTCCTTTCCTActgcagaagagaagaaagagttaaTGTCTCTCTAGCCAGACAGAAAgaatcattttctctctctccagggatCAGGCCCACTTTACAAAGAACTCTTTGTTTAGGGGACCACTCACAAGGATGGACTGTGCTTATGGCCAAAAACCCTGTAAAGCAttatggctttctctctctctctctctctctctctctctctctctctctctctctctctctctctctctctctgtgtgtgtgtgtgtgtgtgtgtatgtgtgccagcCCATTCTTCAGGTCTGTTTTTAGTGGTTTTATCCTCTCTATGGGTAATCCTTGGCTTTGTTTAAGGAAAGATATTTGAATAATTGCAAGATAATGGCCTAGATCTATCAAAATGCTCCTAGGAATGCAGAgcctaaaatataaatatcttttgTTTTACAATGCAAACATTATCTGTGATATCTGTTCATTTGTTATCAGAGGAACCTGTCTAATTAAATGTAAATGACTATGAGACAGAAACCTCTATAGTGTTGCTCATTCTTTACTCTATACTGACCACAGAAGGCAGGAGTCtaggataaattttaaaaacaaacaaacaaacaaacagataatttCAAACTGAAGAGCAGATATAGAGGTAGAATTGTTTTCTTGCTAAATGCTTCCAACCAAGAAAGTTCCTTAAGGAACCCAAAAATAGGGGAGgctgagagttaaaaaaaataaaaaaccaaacacagtTCACAGATCCAAAGCTACTGTGTGTCTCTGTTCTGTTCAGCtgccaaaaggggaaaaaagggtttCATTTGAAATGGCATTCAGTTGGCATCCAATTTGGATTCCAGGGGTGCTAGGAACTATTATAAACAAGCCACTTTTAAAACACCTTCCAAAACAGGATAATCGGCGGattaatttgcaattaatacaAGTTGTAAGCTAGCAAATTCGGGTCTGTGGAAAATTTGTTGTTGAGTACTCTTAATAATTTCAGGGTTTTCAAGTTATGACTGAGAATTATGACTCAAATTCCCCGGGTCTCTGATAGGGTTGATCATTGCAACCATGCAGTTCAACTTACCCAGATAAGCATTTAGAGTCTGGGTAGGTTCCCACGCTTTCTTTATAGACTCTTTGACTCTTCAACTATGGTAGTGAGACATGCTTTGAAACAAGTATCTGCAACCTAAGTGATAAACTATAGCCAAGACAGACCAATCCCTTTCAGCCTTGTGCAACTCCCACTTCAGCCTACATGATCAATGAATGGTTTGATGGAGACCTATTTGCAAAACggttaaacaaaataaacacgtATTCATCTGGTCTTTTGTGTGTTAACTTGAGAACTTTTGCAACTACTTGCTATTAACCATCAGAGGAATGTGCTTTTGGATTCATGGGAGTTCTGTATTTCATACCTATTTCTTATGATGAAAATCTAGCCTTTAAAATTGCCGTAATGTTGGTCAGTGAGGATGGCTCAGGGATAAACTTGCTTGCCACCAAGATTGACTACTTCATAAGATCCCTGGGATACacacactggaaggagagaaatgacttctgCAAGCCGTCATCTAACCTCCACACACCACatcactcacacaaacacacaaataaatgtagtaaataaTTTTGAAGTGCTTGAATGTTCTCATAATCATCTTGCCACCACAAATTCcatcaaaagaaagcatttgcaaACTCTCAACTTCAAGATTTATCTTGCACTTCAAAtctagaaagaaaactaaatcaagtataattataaaattatggaATATAAAAGTCAAAGGCAGATGTTGAGTCAAGAGAAGCCCATTTTGCTGGATGATAATTAACAAAGGCAACAGATGCACTCTGCGTCCATACTGCAGCTGAGTTCTGCTGTGGGGTAGTGCTTTCTATAGATGGGGTTAAAACAAAAGGGACCATGCACAATCAGGGTGATGAATCCATAAAATATTATCAGAATTTATTAAAACATCCAAAGATTGTGGCTGGAGCAATGGATCAGAGGCTACGAGCACTGTTTGCTCTTACAAAGGAGCctaattcaattcccagcactgcatggcacctctcaacctctgaaactacaaTCCAGAGGAttctgctctcttctggcttccttggggacCAGCTAGGCATATGGCGCACAGGCACATATGCAGgaaatatattcatacacatgaaataaaataaatccatctAAAGATATTTAGAAAGCTCCTAAGAGgtattccattttatttcattctgtggAAGTAtctggggatggatggatggatggatggatggatggatggatggatggatggatgggaagaAGACAGAATTGGGGAAAGCATGTCTTTCCCCAATAGTCACTTTTCTTAATAACTTGCTAATTATATTAAGaataaacactgaaaaatatttttaactcaaTTTGACTACAGGTCTCTGCTTTCAGACTTccgttttaataatttttctgcATGGATTCAACTTTAGAGGCACCTTTTACTAATTCAGTGCATTTTGAATGGGCCATTGACACAGCAGGGGGCATTACAAAAAGCACATGAACCCCACACCCAATACTTGTTCTTGTTTCTTCGTGCATAAAATTGAAACATTGTCTCTTCCATTCAGCCACATCCTCCCATATTTAACTGTTTACTGGGTGAACCACTCTTGCATTTCATTTCAGTCTTCAAAAATAAGCTTTACCCCAGCAAGCTGAGTGTACAGCACATGACCAAGACTTTGCATCCTCATATCACATCAACGCTAAAACGCAGTCTTGCCTCTACCACCTACTTAGCATAAGAACATTCATTATCAGTCTTGCGTAATTCAGTATGCACCACAAAAATGAGCTAAAATATTTTTGCTGAAATCCAATTATTGAAGCCAGTGGCTTTTGAGGTTAACAAGTGCTTTCTTTCCCACATAAAGGATCTGAGGCAGTTGACACTCAAGTTACCAGTAATCAAATTACTGTCCTGGCAACTACTAAATGAGATAAGTTTTGATGGAAATGTGAGACTTGGTAggacaaagaggagaaaggatggcTTCATTCCTCTCGGAAGTCATTGTTTTGAAAATAGCCTCCTttgtggaggaaagagaggaaggcagggtagTGAATAATAGACTCAATGGGAGAGGCTATAGTGAGGGTAAGGGTGAGCTCTggttggaggaagaagagagaggggtgtTGATTTAGACCCCAAAATAAATGAGGTCTTTTGCTATTTTCTTCAAAACCTGTTCCTCCACTCTTTGCCTTGGAATGGTGCCTCAAAGTTATCTTTCTTGAAATTCTTATAAGGCATGCAGGCCCACAGAGCTCCTCATTCAGCAATGGAATGTGTGCTTCACCTAGAACCTAGTAGACACTCTCCCTACCTCCCCAGGTGCCCCTCTACTCCAGGCTCAAATGGCTTCTCTTTGAGGATGCATCTGCTTagttcttctgtttccttctcagCAGGCTCCCATCTGAAATGTTCATCTCAGGCTCAGAGTGGCTATAGGGTCTGGAGTTGGTGGAAGAGGGAGTTGGGGTTTGGGGGACTGGGAAGCTGGGAGGGTGGAAGTTTGGGGCAAGTATCCCTGCAGCTTTCCTTTTAGTAAAAATGTCCTTAAGTTACCTAGTATCACgtacaataaaaaaagagaacaagaaatggGCTCGAATGTGTTAAGAACAAACAAGCAGCCTGGAACTTGGGGCAGGGGAGAACTCAACATTACAGGATCAGTGGGGACATTCACTTGAGATCTTTCTTTATCCCAGTTTGTCCCTTAGTGATATCCACAGCCCAGTTTAAATCCTTCCTCATCCCTAGTACTGCTGTgtgtttttaagcttttttttaatgcatttctttacttattctgtatatatgtgtgctgagtgtaagtgcacacacatgccatggtgtgtggaggacaactttcaggcaTTGTTCTCTCTACCCAccttttttgaagcagggtctctcttggatttttttgGCTTTGCTTCTGATTCCTGGCTAGATGATATGTGAATTTCACATGATTCTTTTGTCTCCACTTCTCATTTTACTATACTAGTGTTGGGACTGCAGCTGCTGcttccacacctggcttttttgttttgttttgttttgttttttgttttttgttttttgtttttttttttgtttttgtttttgtttttgtttttcgagacagggtttctctgtgtagctttggagcctgtcctggaactcactctgtagcccggctgacctcgaactcacagagatccacctgcctctgcctccagagtgctgggactaaaggcgtgcgccaccactgccccgcccacacctggcttttgacATGGGTTATATaggtggaactcaggttgtcaggcttgtacaGTGAGTAAACTTACTCATAGAGCTGCCTTGCTGCTTTATAACCAAGTAGAAAGTTTGAGACTCTAAGATATATTTCCCAGTTTTCTTGATGTCAACATTATATCAAAAGCAATTTGATTTTTACAGATCCCATACATGTGTTAAAACATCAGTTTGTCATGTATAATgagaatatgcatttaaaataaaaattaaagtcaaatGATTCATAATCATAAATAATCTAATATAAAAAAACAACTATGTTAATAAGAAATGTCTAGAAGGTATTTTTGAAGCTGAAGAGATAGCTGAGTGTGAGTTATGactatgcaagcatgaagacctgaattcggGAGCCAGGCCTCACATAAACAGATGGGCATGTCCATGTGAATGTCTATAACCACATCACTGTATGGGACAGAGATGGGAAGATCACAGAGCCTACAGGTTGTCCAAGAGATTCTATTTCAAGTAGAGAATGAATGATAGAGCAGGATACCTTACATCTGTAATATCTTTGCATGGCTTCTACATGCATATGCAAACATGGGTTTTGTGAGTAGTGGGttatcacagagaaaccctaagtTCTGAGACAGACTTCAGTTCAAGGTCTATCCTCAACTCCAAGAGCCTCTTGGTATAAGCTACTCTTCTGAAATCTAATGTGCTTGTTTATGACCTGAGAGAATACATCCTGTGTCACCAAGTCTGAATGAAATAATGGGTGCCAAGCCAACATCTATTATAAGGACAGAGTAACTGTCAATAACCATTGCCTGAACCTGAATTGTATAAGGGCTCTTTTCTTACCATAAGATGTCAGAACATTTGTTTTCACTCTCTCAGAAAATAATCCCCCAACTGGCATGACAGTAGCAAATTGTGTGTGGTTCTCAgtaattttaagtaaattcaGAGGAAGCACCACTGTTCTTGCCACTAAGCCACCAGAGCTGTTTCTCCGTCCTACTAGCTCCTCAAATCCCAGAAAGcaaatgactttttgttttataacaACTATCTCATACGGGtggtttcccatttttttttacatacatgcatacacatatatgtgtatacgtgCACGTAGACATGCTCATCCAACTCAGCAAGAACTCCCAAGCTTAACAAATTCAACAGCCTAAAGAAATTTACAAGGCAGTCCTATACTCATTTGTTGTCTAGAGTAGGTGTACCTGTTTGGGTAAAACAAGTTTTGATGatttctcttgtttttatctTGATAACCAGCCTGCCCATCCCTGTCTTGGTTGGATGCTAGCCCACCTCTGCTTTTGTTGGATGCTAGCCCACCTCTGCCTTGGTTGGATGCTAGCCTGGGTTGCTCATACCTCAGTTTGAGCTGGATTGAGGTTGGTGCAGAAGCCAGTTGGGATAAGATCAAATGTCCCtttaaaagatacatttcaaTCTTCGTTGTGTAATAAAAACACTTCTCCAATGGCACCTAGATTTATATTGAGAATTTGTTCAAGTGACTTCTGCTATACacgaggtccagtcccttctgaACATTTGAGGGCAGCCTCCTCTTTATGTGGAGTTTACATTTGTGAATTTCACTTCAAAAAAACTATGAAAGCAACAAGGGAGATGATCAACATGACTAATAGCTTCTAGGGAAAAGGaacaatatatacataatatcaATGAGTGCATAAGGAACAGGAGCAAAGAGGGAAGGTACTATGTGACAGAGGCCACCAGAAAGGTTTGACTCAGAACCTGCCATTCAGGTTCAGTGCATTTCAATTCTTGCCCCAGGTAAAATGCTTCCAAGCCGACCTGGCTCtccattctattttgtttttctaagacctAGTCACTATCTGGTTGTTAAGGCTCTCATTATTTATAGGGGTGATTTGGCTGACTGGTCTACACTAATTCTAAGAG
This Peromyscus leucopus breed LL Stock chromosome 8b, UCI_PerLeu_2.1, whole genome shotgun sequence DNA region includes the following protein-coding sequences:
- the Kcnj16 gene encoding inward rectifier potassium channel 16, producing MSYYGSSYRIVNVDSKYPGYPPEHAIAEKRRARRRLLHKDGSCNVYFKHIFGEWGSYMVDIFTTLVDTKWRHMFVIFSLSYILSWLIFGSIFWLIAFHHGDLLNDPGITPCVDNVHSFTAAFLFSLETQTTIGYGYRCVTEECSVAVLTVILQSILSCIINTFIIGAALAKMATARKRAQTIRFSYFALIGMRDGKLCLMWRIGDFRPNHVVEGTVRAQLLRYSEDSEGRMTMTFKDLKLVNDQIILVTPVTIVHEIDHESPLYALDRKAVAKDNFEILVTFIYTGDSTGTSHQSRSSYVPREILWGHRFNDVLEVKRKYYKVNCLQFEGSVEVYAPFCSAKQLDWKDQQLTNSEKTSPARGSCTSDTNVRRRSFSAVAIVSSCENPEETTASPPDECKEVPYQKALLTLNRISMESQM